The following DNA comes from bacterium.
TTGTTGCGCGATTTCTTTTCACTACCGGATGCCGCGCTGATAGAATCGCCCCGGGCGCCGGTCGCTCCGTGTTGAACCGGGGGCGTTACACGGGGTATAATCGGGGGGTCGCAACGGGGAAAAGCGGTGCAAGGTGGGTCGTAGGATAGACGTCCGGCCGTGCGGTTTCGTTCGCCGTTTCCCCGATCCGTCAAACTACCAACCGTTCGAGGACCGATGGGTTCCGTAAAAGCCAAGCACGCCAGGGCCGATGTGTTAACCCGGATCGGCGGGTGGTTTCACCGCCTGTTCCAGCGCCCCGTGCCCGAAACCCTGGAGAGCGGTCTCGACCGTCCGGGGGTGGAGGCGAAATCCAGGGCCCGCGACCATGCGGGTGCGTTCTCCTGGCGGTTGGCCTGGATAACCGTTGTCGTCTCCAGCTTCTTCATCCTGGGGTTGGGGCTCGGTCTGGTGCACGCCTTCTCCGGCGGGTTGCCGAAAATCACCGGGCTGTGGCAGTTCGAGAGCTATCTGCCCACCGAGGTTTACGACGACAACGGCGAGCTGATCGCCACCTTCCTCGTCGAGCGACGTTACGTCGTGCCGATGAGCGAGTTACCGGACAACCTGGTCCAGGCCACCCTGGCCATCGAGGACCAGCGCTTCTACGATCACTGGGGAATCAATTTATGGCGCACCGCCAAGGCCGCGCTCATTGACGTGATGGCCGGCGAGAAGCGCCAGGGCGCCTCGACCATCACCCAGCAGTTGGCGCGAAACTACTTCCTCACCCTGGAGAAGAGCTGGGTGCGCAAAATCCGCGAGGCCATCCTCGCGGTCCAGATCGAAAAAGCCTACACCAAGGACGAGATACTCTACTTCTACCTGAACCAGATCTACTATGGGCACGGGTGCTACGGGGTGGAGGCCACCTCGCGGTTCTTCTTCGGCAAGCACGCGCGGGACCTGAGCCTGCCCGAGGCGGCGCTCATCGCCGGGCTGCCCCAGAACCCCGGCGGCTACTCGCCGTACTACCACCCCGAGCAGGCCAAGCTGCGGCGCAACACGGTCCTTCTGATGATGGCCGACGCGGGGTTCATCACCGAGGAGGAGCGGTCCTGGGCGGCGGCGCAGCCCATCGAGCTGGCCCAGCGGCGCCGCACCCAATCGTCGGCCCCCTACTTCGTCGAGTACATCCGCTCCGAGCTGGAGAAGGAGTACGGCTCCAACGCCGTCTATCAGGCCGGGATGAAGGTCTACACCACCCTGGACCTCCGGATGCAGGAGCTGGCCGAGAAGCACGTGGCTCAGGGGCTGGAGAGGGTTCAGGAGCGCTGGGGCTACAAGCCTTACCCCCGCAAGGACAATCTCAAGATAGAGGACCTGGAGCTGGGGCAGATCCGCTCCGGGATAGTCACCAAGCGCGACGACGAGTTCGCCTACGTGGACCTGGGCGGCGGCATCACCGGCCGCATTGACATCACCCCCCTCTACTGGCACTGGCCCAATCCTCCCGAGGTGGAGATTCAGGAGGGCGCCGAGATAGCGGTCAAGGTGACCAGCCTGGTGCGCTCCACGGGCCGGGTCGAGCTGTCCCTGGAGAAGAAGCCCTACCCACAGGCGGCGCTGGTCTCCATAGACCCTCGAACGGGCTTCATCAAGGCCATGGTGGGAGGGTCGGACTACGACGAGAGCCAGTTCAACCGGGCCGTGTACGCCCGCCGGCAGCCCGGCTCGGCCTTCAAGGTTTTCGTCTACACCGCCGCCATAGACAACGGCTACACCGCCGCCGACACCCTCCTGGACAAGCCCTTCGTGGTCAACGCCGACGGCGTGGTCTGGGCCCCGCACAACTACTCCATGGGATCCTCGGGCAAGCCGATGACCATCCGCACCGCCATCGCCATGTCCATCAACCTGGTGGCGGCGCGACTGATTCTGGAGTTGGGCATCGAGCCGGTGCGCACTTACGCCGAACGCATGGGCATCCGCACCCCCATCGCCCACACCTACTCCATCGCCCTGGGTTCCTCCGAGGTCACCCCC
Coding sequences within:
- a CDS encoding PBP1A family penicillin-binding protein, coding for MGSVKAKHARADVLTRIGGWFHRLFQRPVPETLESGLDRPGVEAKSRARDHAGAFSWRLAWITVVVSSFFILGLGLGLVHAFSGGLPKITGLWQFESYLPTEVYDDNGELIATFLVERRYVVPMSELPDNLVQATLAIEDQRFYDHWGINLWRTAKAALIDVMAGEKRQGASTITQQLARNYFLTLEKSWVRKIREAILAVQIEKAYTKDEILYFYLNQIYYGHGCYGVEATSRFFFGKHARDLSLPEAALIAGLPQNPGGYSPYYHPEQAKLRRNTVLLMMADAGFITEEERSWAAAQPIELAQRRRTQSSAPYFVEYIRSELEKEYGSNAVYQAGMKVYTTLDLRMQELAEKHVAQGLERVQERWGYKPYPRKDNLKIEDLELGQIRSGIVTKRDDEFAYVDLGGGITGRIDITPLYWHWPNPPEVEIQEGAEIAVKVTSLVRSTGRVELSLEKKPYPQAALVSIDPRTGFIKAMVGGSDYDESQFNRAVYARRQPGSAFKVFVYTAAIDNGYTAADTLLDKPFVVNADGVVWAPHNYSMGSSGKPMTIRTAIAMSINLVAARLILELGIEPVRTYAERMGIRTPIAHTYSIALGSSEVTPLDMASAFGTFATLGVHVEPTAIKLIKDRDGNVIKENIPRAEVVLRRETAFIMRSMLQGTTTGGTAVRAGRTLKRPCAGKTGTTNEAGDCWFIGFVPQLCTSVWVGFDDHTSLGYGATGESHAVPLWSDYMADVLQTYPVEEFSVPEGLKLQRYVVCGDSGLLANPECPKKIGEDFIDGTAPTAYCDLHGPGSRDFIAHDAALSAGEAVPEYGYRYDEKPK